GAAGACAGAGGCTGAAATTcagcagatgatccagaagagacgACTGAAGATTCAGGAGATGAATCGCTCAGTGGAGCTCAGTAAGGAAGGAGCAGACAGAGAGATAGCAGATGGTGTTCAGGTCTTCACCGCTCTGAAGGAGTCTGTTGAGAGAAGCCAGGCCGAGCTCATCGACACCATCAaagagaagcagagagagacagagcaaCAGGCTGAAGGCTTCATCAAAGAGCTGGAACAGGAAGTCTCTGAGCTGAAGAAGAGAAGCTCTGAGGTGGAGCAGCTCTCACGCTCTGAAGAccagctccacctcctccaaAGCTTCACGTCCCTGAACGCTGCTCCACCCACCAAGAACTGGACAGAAGTCAGGGTCCGTCCACCTTCATATGAGGGGACTGTGAGGAGAGCTGTGACTCAGCTGGAGGAGACGCTCAGTAAACAGATGAAGAAGCTGCTCGAGGTGGAGCTGAAGAGGGTCCAGCAGGATGAGGTGGAGGTGACTCTTGATCCTGATACAGCACATCCCTATCTCATCCTGTCTGATGATGGAAAACAAGTTAAACATGTTGATGTGAGGAAGAATCTCCCAGACAATCCAGAGAGATTTGATTATTGTGCTCGTGTCTTAGCAAAGCAGAGTTTCTCTTCAGGAAGGTTTTATTACGAGGTTCTGGTTAAAGGGAAGACTGAGTGGGTTCTAGGAGTGGTCAGAGAGTCGATAAACAGGAAGGGAAGCATCACAGCAACTCCTCGGGATGGTTACTGGACGATATGGCTCAAGAAAAGTGAGTGCAAAGCTTGTGCTGATCCTTCAGTCAGTCTCTCTCTGAAGTCTCAGCCTCAGAAGGTGGGGGTGTTTGTGGATTATGAGGAGGGTCTGGTCTCCTTTTATGATGTTGATGCTGCAGCTCTGATCTACTCCTTCACTGGCTGCTGCTTCACTGAGAAACTCTACCCTCATTTCGGTCCGAGTCTTAATTATGATGGTAAAAACTCTTCTCCGCTGATCATCTCTCCTGTCAATCACACTGAGTAGAACAACCATTTGATGTGATGTTTTCTATCTTTGATGCTATTTACTACAATTACAGGCAgatttttcaaaacaaaatgtaTATCATGTAAGGTCTCATTGATTCTAATGACTGCATAACCTGCACCAAAGAACACGAAACAATTGCATGTCCATTAATGTCTTGAGCCAAGGAAATTAGTTTTTAttgtatacatacatacagagcccgatctgcttaaaaaaacactTCTCGTATAATACCTCTCACTGCCTGAACAATAGACACAGGCCATCACTGCAAGTCTAACCATAGGGTGTTAAATAACTCAAATTAAAATGTCAAGAGCCACTAATTTGGTGATAGCTAACTAGAAGGCCAACCTGTCGTGTTAGACACTACCACACTGTATTAGGCATTCATAATCAATCTTATTCTCAATGCCACTGGTACATGTAGTGCAAAAGGTGCACCCACAAAACGCATTTGTTTTTGACCACTTCCAGTAGTTCTCCAGGGGGTGGTTTTATGGTATTCAGGTCACCTCTTGTATGTCGGGGTTGGTGGAAAGACAATGGGGTAGTTTTTCTTCCATAATGTTTTGTTGACCGTATGGTCCATCTTTAGTTATGGTGCGTTtcatttctttattaaacagagCTGAACTGCGACTTCATTCATTAGGAGTTTGATTTCGACAAGAAGGACAATTAActaaacattttaaatgcagaacttttacttgtaactgagtattttCAGTGGTGGTATGAATAAAACTGAGTGTTTCTCAAATACAAATTGTAGTTggacttgttttttgtttttttgtattgcaaccttctacttctactcgagCAACAGCTTTGGAAACGTTCCAGATTACATCAGTAGCGCACTGATACACACATGTACTGCACACAAGCATTTTAGATTGATAACGTGCATTTTGATGAtaagacttttattttgaaaaaagttGTAAATCCAGGAATTCTACTCATGTTTGAGTATTTTAACAATGTTGTATTcatacttttactttagtaacTCATGGGCGTACTTCCTCCACTCCCTCTTATTTACGGGCCACCGAGAGGTGGAGCAAACATGTAAAAGAGGAGGGCTTTATCTTATCTTCACTGAATTGAAAGTTAAAGTTTGTCTCGGCGACAGCAGAGCTTCAGTCGAGACACGTCTGTTTCTCTCCAAAGAAACACTCGACTGAATCCAGCAGCTTTTCTCAACAACACAGCATAATCTCAAACACTGGTGAGTACACTACAAAGACAACATTACTATAACATATTTGGTCAAATGTTTGAATCTGAATGTTTTACATACCTCATAAAGAATTGTAAACCAAATATGTTGTCAATGAAAGATTTGCAATAAGTATTAAACTTTTGAAACAAAACCCAGTGACTGAATTCTGGCTCGTGAACATTGTACAGAAGACATTCACAGCTAGCACTAGCATAAGGCTAATTTACAGACCTGTTTCCTGTAGTAACTCAAAGCCTCAGCTCTGCTCAGACATGAAGTGCCACTCAGGAATCTGAAATGCAAAACCATATTAAATCTAATATAGTGAATCCAGAGTAGCAGCTTCTGTCTTTTCTTCTGCATGTTTATTGAGTCTGATTCTGTATTATAATCCTCTCTCTGaaactcctcttcctcctccaagCTGACTCTCACTCATTGAAGGCCTTCAAACAAaaaggtgtttttttatttggtctGGTCCCTCAGATACTTTAAATAAacgtaaaataaaaacagtcaatattaataaatgagTTAAGTTCAATATTAAAGTGGAATTTAATACATATTTAGCTTATGTTAAAGTAGTTTCACTCTAAAACAAGAAGGAACAAGTTAACAGTGGTATATTAAGTTTAAGTGTGAAAACATCTACAATACTAAAAACTTAGCCTAATATCTGGAAAATTGTTCAAACCATAGAAGGCTGAAGGGGGCTTTAGCTAGATGACTTCATATCTGCCCCATTATCCATTTGAACTAAATTAAACGTTTTTGAATTCCTTTAACAGTGAACGCTGTTTTTATCTGTGAATCAACAAGCTCACACGCCACACTGCAGACCAGTCAGACTTGTTCCCCAACATGTTTGTACAGGGCGATACATTTAAATGCTCGTTACCATGGTGACCAGCGGCTCGTTGGGCGGAACGAAGGATAAGAGTAGCATGACAAATGTACCAATGATAAATTGATTATGATTTAAGTTAGTTAAAAATTAAAAGGTACATTCAGGTACTGAAGTTGGAAACAGTGGTGTCAATACAGTGGTTTATATGCACCGCATGTTGTCAGTGCAACAAAATACcttgaataacaaaatatactaTCTTTGTGAAAAGAGTTTGACACATTGGATTTGGGCATCCATTACATGAATGCCTAATATGACTCACTCATACTGATGTTCTCTCTTCAAAACTTCCTGCGTCACTGACAGCATCCCAGGCAGGTATGCAGACCAGCTGTAGACATAGTGCGGACGGGATTTACAGGAGCCACAATGACCCATTGTTTGACTTtgaacaaataatacaaaacataCTAAATAAAAATCTTGTTTTGCACACTATTTCAGAGTGAAGATATGTCTACTGTCATCTTTCTGCCAACTGAAGATCAGTTTCTGTGCTCCATCTGTCTGGATGTGTTCACTGATCCAGTCACCATACCATGTGGACACAACTTCTGTAAAGCCTGCATCTCTGAATACTGGGATAGAAATGTCTCATTTAAGTGTCCCAACTGTAATAAGCTCTTCTTCCCAAGACCTGAGCTGCGCATCAACACTTTCATCTCTGAGATGGCTGCTCAGTTCAGACAGTCAGCTCAGCAgaaagccagcagcagcagctcagagcAACACGTTGTCAAACCAGGAGAAGTTCCCTGTGACgcctgcactggaaccagactgaAGGCCCTGAAGTCCTGCCTGGTGTGTCTGGCCTC
This region of Pseudochaenichthys georgianus chromosome 6, fPseGeo1.2, whole genome shotgun sequence genomic DNA includes:
- the LOC117448359 gene encoding E3 ubiquitin-protein ligase TRIM21-like, which produces MSAASCLLTEDQFLCSICLDVFTDPVTMPCGHNFCKACISEHWDRNVLSQCPNCKEVFNIKPELRVNTFISEMAAQFKQSAQQKASSSSSEQQVVKQGEVPCDVCTGTRLKALKSCLVCLESYCETHLEPHLTRAGLKKHQLIDPEENLESRMCVKHEKQLELFCKTDQVCVCMLCTVSEHKTHDVVPLKEGCEGKKAELGKTEAEIQQMIQKRRLKIQEMNRSVELSKEGADREIADGVQVFTALKESVERSQAELIDTIKEKQRETEQQAEGFIKELEQEVSELKKRSSEVEQLSRSEDQLHLLQSFTSLNAAPPTKNWTEVRVRPPSYEGTVRRAVTQLEETLSKQMKKLLEVELKRVQQDEVEVTLDPDTAHPYLILSDDGKQVKHVDVRKNLPDNPERFDYCARVLAKQSFSSGRFYYEVLVKGKTEWVLGVVRESINRKGSITATPRDGYWTIWLKKSECKACADPSVSLSLKSQPQKVGVFVDYEEGLVSFYDVDAAALIYSFTGCCFTEKLYPHFGPSLNYDGKNSSPLIISPVNHTE